In Papio anubis isolate 15944 chromosome 20, Panubis1.0, whole genome shotgun sequence, a single window of DNA contains:
- the LOC101001739 gene encoding LOW QUALITY PROTEIN: olfactory receptor 7D4-like (The sequence of the model RefSeq protein was modified relative to this genomic sequence to represent the inferred CDS: deleted 1 base in 1 codon) gives MEAENLTELSEFLLLELSGAPELQPVLFGLFLSMYLVTVLGNLLIILAVSSDSHLHTPMYFFLSNLSFVNICFISTTVPKMLVNIQAQSKHISYVRCLTQVYFLMMFAGMDNFLLVVMAYDRFVAICHPLHYTVIMNPCLCGLLVLASWFIIFWVSLVHLLLMKRLAFSTATEIPHFFCELAQVLKVARSNTLLNNIVLYVATALLGVFPVAGILISYFQIVSSLMRMSSTEGKYKAFSTCGSHLCVVSLFYGTGLGVYLSSAVTHSSQSSSMASVMYTMVTPMLNPFIYSLRNKDVKGALGRLLSRAASCP, from the exons ATGGAAGCAGAAAACCTTACAGAATTATCAGAATTTCTCCTCCTGGAACTCTCAGGTGCTCCTGAACTGCAGCCCGTCCTCTTTGGGCTGTTCCTGTCCATGTACCTGGTCACGGTGCTGGGGAACCTGCTCATCATCCTGGCCGTGAGCTCTGACTCCCACCTCCACAcccccatgtacttcttcctcTCCAACCTGTCCTTTGTCAACATCTGTTTCATCTCCACCACAGTCCCCAAGATGCTGGTGAATATCCAGGCACAGAGCAAACACATCTCCTACGTGAGGTGCCTCACTCAGGtgtattttttaatgatgttTGCTGGAATGGATAATTTCCTACTGGTCGTGATGGCCTATGACCGGTTTGTGGCCATCTGCCACCCCCTGCACTACACGGTCATCATGAACCCCTGCCTCTGTGGCCTCCTGGTTCTGGCATCTTGGTTCATCATTTTCTGGGTCTCCCTGGTTCATCTTCTGCTGATGAAGAGGTTGGCCTTCTCCACAGCCACCGAGATTCCGCATTTCTTCTGTGAACTGGCTCAGGTCCTCAAGGTGGCCCGCTCTAACACC CTCCTCAATAACATTGTCTTGTATGTGGCCACGGCACTGCTGGGTGTCTTTCCTGTAGCTGGGATCCTCATCTCCTACTTTCAGATAGTCTCCTCCTTAATGAGGATGTCCTCCACCGAGGGCAAGTACAAAGCCTTTTCCACCTGTGGGTCTCACCTCTGTGTGGTCTCCTTGTTCTATGGAACAGGACTTGGGGTCTATCTCAGTTCTGCTGTGACCCATTCTTCCCAGAGCAGCTCCATGGCCTCAGTGATGTATACCATGGTCACCCCCATGCTGAACCCCTTCATCTATAGCCTGAGGAACAAGGATGTGAAGGGGGCCCTGGGGAGACTCCTCAGCAGGGCAGCCTCTTGTCCATGA